A window of Salvelinus sp. IW2-2015 unplaced genomic scaffold, ASM291031v2 Un_scaffold1229, whole genome shotgun sequence genomic DNA:
TTTTTACTATTGTCAGTACACCATTTAGACTTCTATTAATTTAGCAAACGACTGTTCTTCACAGATGGACGCACAACAGTTGTTTTCAAGTAGAGAAGAAATATCTACTAGAGGTGGAAGTGGCAAAGTATTGGGTAATGCCTattcatatagctagctagccattgcAAAAGGCTGACAAGAAAGATCATAACGTGAAATGCTACCTACATACAAAGCTTTACTTGTCTGCTGTGAGATCCCCGACTTCATTGGATAGATATGCCTTGGCTATCTTGAAACAATTGTAATGAAATGACAATAATAAggaaactaaaaaagtgttaacatAAATGATATGGACTAACTGTTAATTAGTCAAATCAGAggtattaaataaaatataagaTAGGCTAGTGAAATGACTTGTTACTGTTTTTGAATTAGTCAAATTCAAACATCTCTTCTGTTTTGAAGGACATTTGCAGCCAGTATAAGTACATGCGGGAAATCAGGAGAGACGGCAATTGCTTTTACAGAGCCCTATGCTTTGGACACCTGGAATCATTGTTGCAAAATGACAGAGCTTTGCAAAGGTAAATTCCTTCCTACGCATAGCCTTTGCCATGTGCATTTGTAGAATGTTTTGGATTCCAAGAATGTGCCTTTGCCTGCGTGTGGcttttccacttcaaaataatgGAGGAATATGcataatttctctcaaattcaaagAGACAGTGGTACAAAGTGGCAGAGTTATTGGCTGCAGGCTTTGATGAGAACTCTTTCAAAGACTTGCTTAACATGGTAAATGTACATGTATCTACCTTGGTACTATTTTCTAAAATCAAATATTGCATTTTCACAATAATAACCATCAGACTCATGTAACTGAAGCTTGTTGATTAATGACAAGGGTTAATTATCGGACAGTTCAGCTTTTAGTTTGTCGGTGTTCTGGAACAATGTGAAGCTGATGAGCATGGTGACACATTGCTCTAGCTCTTTAATGAGCAAACTACCTTTGACAGTATGGTGCAATACATCAGGCTGCTCACATTAGTCTACCTGCAAAACCATGCAGACTTCTTCAGCCACTTTGTGGAGGCACCCAGTCTCAAGGTTTACTGCACTCAAGTAAGTATGAGTTACGCTCAATACCATATTGCTATCGTCTCCGGTTTCGTTAATATGCCATGGAAGTGTGCCTGGTGCTGCTGATTTTCTCCGTAGACAATTCGACCTTGTCCCAATGAGTTTCTCACCACTCAAAACTAGTGTCTGAAAGTGTTTTGCTGCACTCTAGTGGTGGTGCAATAAATGAAAGTAAATTgggtatttcttttttatttaagtaggcaagtcagttaagaacaaatgcttatttacaatgacggcctaccccagccaaaccctaaaccggatgatgctggggcaattgtgcgccgccctatgagagtcccaatcacggccggttgtgatacagcctggaatcgtaccagggtctgtagtgatgcctctagcacagatgaagtgccttagaccgctgtgccactctggagCCAGGGACCACTCACTGAcattacacttttttggtaactgtAATTTATGATCAAACCCATCAACATTTGTATtgaccacacagcatgatgtttctGCATGGGTAGATACATAATGTCCATTCTTGACTTATCCAGGAAGTGGAAACCATGGCAATGGAGTGTGACCACATAGATATCCTGGCTCTGTCGGAGGCCTTAGGCGTTAGCATCCACATTGCTTCCATGGAGGGGGGAGACGGACAGCGTCTGGCCCACCACACCATTCCAGAGGGAACCCAGccctccctacacctcctctACAAAACAGCCCACTACGACATTGTCTACCCATATCATTGCCATTGAGGGGCCTGATAAGGGACTCCACATATCTCAGGTTTACAGGAAGTTGTGTTAATCATTTATTTTAAGAGTAAAAAAACAAAGTTTGTAGCATTGTTctgtaatatacagtgcattcggaaagtattcagaccccttgacttttcccactttgttacattacttattctaaaattgattcaataatttatctacatacaataccccataatgacaaagcgaaaacaggtttagtcatttttgcaaatgtatttaaaataaaaaaataagtaccttatgtaaataagtattcagacgctttgcaatgagactcgaaattaaactcaggtgcatcctgtttccattgatcatccttgagatatttctacaacttgattggagtctacctgtcgtaaattcaattgattggacatgatttggaacggcacacacctgtctatagaaggccCCACAATAGACAGTGCATGGcagagaaaaaaaccaagccacgaggtcatagaaattgtccgtagagcgtcgaaacaggattgtgtcgaggcacagatctggggaagggtaccaacaaatgtctgcagcattgaaggtcctcaagaatacagtggcctccatcattcttaaaaggaagaagtttggaaccaccaagacttcctagagctggccgcccggccaaactgagcaatcgggggaaaagggtcttgtcagggaggtgaccaggaacccgatggtcactttgacagagctccagagttcctctgtggagatgggagaaccttccagaaggacaaccatctcggcaaccaaatcaggcctttatggtagtggccaaacggatgccactgctcagtaaaaggcacgacagcccgcttggagttttccaaaaggcacctaaaggactctgaccatgagaaacaagattctctggtctgatgaaaccaagattgaactctttggcctggaggcaacctggcaccatccctaccgtgaagcatggtggtgccaacatcatgctgtggggatgtttttcagcggcagggactgggagactagtcaggattgagggaaagattaacagagcaaagtagagagagatcttTCATGAAAACCCGCGCCAGGGCGCTCAGACCTGGGAgaaggacaacgaccctcagcacacagccaagacaacgcaggagtggcttcaggacaagtctctgaatgtccttgagtggcccagccaaagacCAGACTTGAACACCATTAAACATCtcgggagagacctgaaaatatctgtgcagcaacgctccctgtccaacctgacagagcttgagaggatctgcaaagaatgcaaggaactcctcaaatacaggtgtcccaagcttgtagcgtcatacccaagaagactcgattctgtaatcgctggcaaaggtgcttcaacaaagtactgagtaaagggtctgaatacttatgtaaatgtgatcagttttttttatacatatgcaaacatttctaaaaacctgtttttgctttatcattgaggtattgtctgtagattgacaggaaaaaaaacaatttgattaattttagaataaggctgtaacgtaacaaaatgtggagaaagtcaaggggtctgaatactttctgaatgtactgtacagtaaacTCAAATGCGGTAAACTCCTCTCCACTTTCTTGAATgttgcaaaaaatataaataaaaacaagactcTGATATCTCTTAAAATCGTTTTATGTGAAAATGTTACAATAATTGCACTGTATTTCCATTTCTGAAAATTAAATGTGACATTCTAATTGAGACTACACTCATTAACACTACTGCTGCTTTTTCTTTTGTTTCTGTCTTTTCTTCTGATTGGAGACACTGGTCAAGGCCGTTTCCAAACCATGTAGAGGCATGTTGGGCAGGGAGAGCTTACCCATCTGTGTGGGGTATTTGGTCTTCATCACATTCTTGAATACAGGCTGAGAAATCAGGTGTTTCAGGTGCTTCTTCATGCCCTTCACCATCTTCTGTTGCTGCcggtcatcctcctcatccttccCCCCCCCTGAAAAAACAAAATGTCACTTATCTATTGATGTAAGTCCCTTTAATGTCTGGGTTTCTCATGAGGCAACCTCCCACTCCTAGATAACTAATTGAATTATGTAGTCTTACCAAGCAAAACATCATCATCAAGATCCACCTCCAGAGCTTCTGCTGCTTGCTTAAACCAAGAGTTGTGGTGCTTCTCTCTGCTGTTGTGGAACTCAATCTTCTCTATCTTCCTGGCCATGTTGACTCGCTCCTGTCCAGGCCAGACAAAACATTGTACCATATGTCATATTATGAAAGAGAAGTAAATATGTGCAGCTCCTAGCTCAGATTGATCATCATGTGATCAAATATAGGTGCCTGGTTAGGTGCCTACCTTGATGGGAGCCATGCACTTGCTCTGTATGGGAAACATGGGAACCTCCTCATCCTTTCCCAGAGCTCTGTAAATTTTCTTGAAGTTCATCATGTCATCTGGCCCAACCAGGAGCAAACTGAGCCCCTCTTTGGTGGCTCGTGCTGTCCTACCACTGCGGTGGACATAAGTCTCTGATGTCCTTGGAACCTGAGACACACAATAATGTCTTAATTTAAGGAATAACTGTCAGAGACAAAGCATGACAGGAAGCCACCAAAGGTGTCAAAATGCATACCTGGTAATGAATGACGTGTTGAACATTTGGAATGTCCAGCCCTCTTGCTGCCACATCAGTTGTCAGGAGCACACAGCTGTAAACATCAATGTGTACTATAGTCAAAATAGTTTATGGTAGAGACAAATTTGCTGACCAAGGCTAATCCAATCCATAACTAAACCGATATAGATAATAACTAGCCTGCAGCATATACATGTCATTTTTCTATGCCTTACCTCTCCCTCTCAGCGAACCTCTCAAGGTTCTTTAGGCGCTGCTTCTGGTGCATGTTGGCATGCAGTGGCAGTGGAGTACGGTCCAGGATGACCAGCAGAGAGTTAAGCCGCTTGATGCAGTCAATACTGTTGGCAAACACCATAGTCCGGCCTGGATACTGGAGCAGGAAGTAGTACAGGAAGAAATCCTTCTCTTCCTTTTCACAGTGTATCCGTGTCTCAGTCAGGGTCTCGACTGTAGCCTCCTTCCGGGTCAGATCAATGACTTTAGGCTTGGACCTGATCCCCACTTTCTCCATAAGGACCTCCAGCTTGCTTCTCTGGTCCACCTTCTTGCCCTTCTTCTGCAGGACACGGGTGGGCAAGCTGTGGGCCATGGTCAGGGTGGCGGAGAACACAAATGTCTGCCTCTTTGGGTTGAACTGGACAGTGTTCAGCATCTCCAGCAAACTTTCCAGCTCAGCAAAATGGCCTCTTTCCACCATGCGGTCTGCTTCGTCAATGACTAGGCACCTATGAAAAAATTAATTAAATCATGACTGGTaagaagcaaaaaaagaaaaaatccagGCCAGATATGGACAAACATCTGCATTGAACATGCATTATACCAACTATTTAAACACACTACTGATTACATTGACGCTACCAAAACAAACTGCTTCAGCTCACATCCTGACTTCTTACAGTTTACTTGTATGTGCTGTGTAGGTAATTCACCTTTTTGTTGCCAAGTACGGCCTACATGTAATGTCATAAAACtacacattttgtattttatatacctTAGCTGCCTTAGGTTGACCAGATGTGGATGCCTCTCTTTGATCATCTCCCACAGGCGTCCTGGAGTAGCAATGATGATCTCAGGTCTCCGTTTCAGCATCCTGATCTGTTTCTGCTGAGCCATTCCACCGACCACAATCGCTGTTTTTATACCTGCACACAGGAACACAGTTGAATCTATTCATTTAAATAGCTTTGTGAAATCTCATTCAAATCAGATTCTTGAAAGCCCACACCTACTTCATGAATAGGGTTATCACATTTTTTATGAATCAGTGGTTTCTCACTGGCTTTCACACTCACCAGTAAACTTGGCCACAGCATCAATGTGATGTTTCACCTGTACAGCCAGCTCCCTGGTAGGGCACAGAACCAACCCTAACAATGGCTGTTTCTCACTGACTTTCAGAGTATCATCTTCTGCTGTGTTGTCAAAGTCAAACTCCATATTCTCAATTACTTTGACGCACCCCATCTTTTCAGAGTCactctcatcctcatcctcctgatATATttcttcatcatcctcctcctccttaatTGTTTTTTCGTCACCCTCCTCAATGATTTCTTTGTCATCAGCAGCATTGTCTTCCTCTGCTACATCTTCACTCCCCTGCTCTTGTGGATCTTCCTGCTCTGTGGTTTCCTCAGTACAGGCCTCTTTAGACTCAGCACTGGTCTTTGGAGCTGGCTCAGTGACCCCGTTGCTGGTGTCCATGGAAATACTTGTCTCAGTCTCTATAGATTCTTCCACAGTCGGCAGGTACAAGCTTTCCACCTGTGTTCCTGGCTCAGTCTGGCCATCCGTCACCCCCTCACTTTCATCTACTCCCTTCTTCCACTCCAGGATATGATGGATCATGGGGATGCCGAAAGACAGCGTCTTACCACTACCCGTCTCGGCGGCCCCAACAATGTCCATATGGTCTCTGATAGCAGGTGGCAATGCCAGAGCTTGAATGGCCGTGGGTGATCCGAACCCTAGACTGCTCAGTGCCTTCAACACTTGGTCAGGGACAAACAGATCCTTCCACGCTGTCACATCTGAGTTTTGGTCAGAACCAGAGCGTGCCGCATTGGTCCAATTCTTTGCTTTCTTTTTGGAGAGTTTAGACATTTTGCCTTGAAGGGGTAACTCTGTCTGTGACTCTGGGACTGTCTGCTTTTCTAcctttcttttcttttccctCTTTTTCTTATGTTTGCCATCAGTCTTTGTATTGTTAGATTGTGGCTGAGCATCCTCAGGACACGTAACAGCATCTTGTGAGACAGTTTCATCAGGGCCTTTTTCCTTTTCCTCCTTGACCACAACGTTCTCTGAACCATTTTCAAGGTTTTGGACTTcgtccctcacctcctcacttTTCACTTTACTGTCCACAGAAACATCATCCTGTGTGGTTGGATCATTTTGTTGAGctgttttctttttattattcTTCCTAGCTGGTTTTTCGGACGTTTCATTTTTGTCACTACCTCCCTCACATACCTCCTCCTGTTTCCCTCCatccttatctccctcactagcctTTCTTTTCTtagcttttttcttttcttttctttcttctctcttctttttatCTTTTTCTGCTTTAGCTTCTGCTTTAGCTTCTTCCTTGGCAGAGTCAATCAGGCGGTAGTCTGTCAGCTCCTCAAAACAGACCAGTCCCCCCATGCCCTCTTCTGAGAAGAGACTGGGGTCCAGTTCTACTGCTTTCCAGCTACCCTTCACATGGATCCCCCGTTTGGCTGACTTCGGCCGAGAGAAAGGGCGCATATTTTTCATCTGGCTCCTGTTGGGCTTCATTTTCTATGAATAGATAACAGTTCCACAGTTAATGATTAAGACTACATTCATGATCAACAGTAAAATGAACAATTCTGTGTATTCCAATTAGATATTTTGATCTTAGTACAGTACAAAGCGCAGGCTAGATTGTTACAAAAAGTGTCCTTAACCAAAGCGTGTAGCTGAAGTAGCTAGCCattagcaaactagctagctatgatGACAACAAACGCATCAGTTGTAACTAGCAGCTACTGGTAGATAAAACCCCTTGAATTGCTGTATTCTAACTGGTACGTGTTATAGCTGGTGAAAACAAATATAATAAAGGGAACTATTCACTATCTAAGTCATTGAAAAGTGTAACCTAGCTAGCCAGTCGGACATATTAGATAGAACAACATCAGCATGGTAGCTAGCTATTTTATAGCTGTCCACATGACACACGCTGCACCACAAATTAATTCATATTCAGTACAGTTCCACGGAATACAGCTGCATAAACAgattaacaaataaataaacaacctTTGACTGTTCACAGAAAATTCCTCCGATAAGGATAAATCACACGACTTGATTCGACTCAGATATGACACGAGGACGCAGCCATGTCAATTGTGATCACGTGGTTTGAAAAACTTTATTAGTAACCATTCAGCTTGAGCAGAGTTGCTGGAATGTGTGTCTGAAGTGATGGAGAAGACATCATTGACAATGCAGCTCAGACAGACTACATATGAAAAGGTTAACTATAATGTAACATTAATTGGACTCTAACGTTGGTCATATTTGCTTAATTTTTTAGATAATATGTGATACGTGCCTTTCATTTAAGGACTCaggcagggttgaaatgttcaGGTTACAGTCTTTATATTAGGAAGATCACCAAACCAGTTGAATATCTGTTCACCTTTTAATACATACAAATTGAACATATTACATGTACAACACCTCTCCAGACACCAAATACATAGTACTCTTTACAATCAGTTTTTGGTGGGGTCAATCACTCGGCCCATGAACAACAAGCTGTTAGTGGCCTCatggtaaataaaaaataagaatggTCGGTTGACGATGAAGGAAGAGGGTAAGGCATATCCAGTGATGGTGCCTTCTGTGGCAGCAGCGGCAGTGGTGCCTCTCTCATCCACCTCGATCACTGCCTTGTGCAACACCTGCAACCAAATGATCATTGCAATTAtatgttatttgttatttatcCACAGTGTGTAGTTTAATTATATATTTCTCAATTGATATAGATGGAAATTGGTTAAGGCCTGTTAATCCAACTGACCTCTGACACCTTCAGGCCTGGGTCTTTGCTCAACCTAGTGAGGTTAGCGGTGTCATGGAAGATACTGGATATGCCCAAATCTGGAAGGATGCTGTGCATGGCGTAAGATTGCTCCATCTTGAACTTGGGCAGTTGAACTTCCAGTTTCCTGTGAAATAACAGACAACTTTCATACAATACAAAACACCGCTTACAAAAACCAATGGAATTTTGCAATGTTTCATCACAAAATACACTTGACttttctatttacatttttttcaggtttttgatCCAGCTGAGGAATCTCTTAGCTGTGATCTCGTCATCTATTGTGGTATAATCCAGGCCTTTGTTGGGTAGCAGAATAAGCATTGAAATGCCCTCCCGGTATGGTAGCTTCAGCACCTTGGCTTTCAGGGGAATGTCATCCATTGTGTAGAATTTATCCTCCATTCTAAACATCATGGGCACCTGGACAATGTTGTAGTTGTCAATAAAGAAGCGTCCATTTTCTGTGTGATTGGGGTTGAAGGGCATCTGCCATTCACCTAAGTTCCAAATATGACAAAGCATATTTGTTGGGAAGAAAATGTGTTATTGTGGTATTTTAGGCAATGCAATTTAACTTTgaaaattaaatgtattaaaacatgGGTCTACCATAATTGTATCCCATCAGTATATCTTTAAATAAGATTTTATCGGTATATCTTTAAATAAGATATACTGATGGGATACAATTATGGTAGACCCAAGTCTAAACTAAACATACTAACCagtaaaatgtaatgttttttaagtGATATGGTGGAACTGCTTAAATCAGAGAATGCATGACATAGCTGCTCACCCTGAAAGAAAATGGTGTTGATGAGCATAAGTTGGGTGAGTGGATCCAAGTTAGAGACCACCTCCTTGACTTTGTTACCAGTCTTTCTCATTATGTAGTCATTGATCAGGGCAACGCTAGCTTTTCTATCTGCAAAGTCAACATTGTTGATGTCAGCGTTGAAGAATTTCTTGATCTGGTCACTgaagtctctctctacctcaaaaGTTAGGCGGACGAAGAGGGCGGTGCTCTGGTCAAATTTCATTGATCCATCTTGTGTGATGTTCCCTTGGAGGTGTTGGAAGAGTTCTGGAATTATGTCTGGCTGGTTCTCCCGATCTAGGTGGGCCAGGTTGAGCCCCTTTACTATCTGGTCTCGTGTGGGACCCTGTGCTGCCATGGAGAGGGTGGCAAAAGCTGTGGATATGCTCAGGGGtgagaaaaatatgttttcatcATGGTAACCTGCAATCTTTCTGTAGAGATTCATGGCAAAGTCCATGTTCTTGTAGGTTAGGTCTGTGATGTTGGGGCTCCGCTCTTGAGTTTGGTAGACAGGGGTGAAGGTGCAGACATAGGTCAGGAGGAAAAGGAGTCCCACCTTCATCATCATAGATCTTTGGTGACTTATTTGATCCAACCTGCAATAGTGCTTATAAGTCCTATGGGCAAATTGCAAGAGATAGGTTTGGAATCAATTACTAATGCATTGTATCAGGACTCATACACAAAGTAAACTGAGGCAGAAAAAAGTTCAATTGAGTaatttcaaaataaatgtttgctaTTTAGGGGTTTAAAAATCACAACTCCCAAATATGATTGTCACATTTCGACAattaaagcaacaatgtatatcTTATCTAATATACCTACATATACTATTACAAATAGTTATATACTTCTCAATAACAGACCTACCTTTCAGCTTGTGTATCAGCAAGATATGTCAAAACCCTCCATTTACTATTTGGGGAGACAAAGTGCAAGTGTGCCTTTAGGGTTATCTATTAACTATGGGCTAGGGTTACTCAAACTGGTCAAGTCTGTTATTTTGGTGTACTTAACAACTAAAGTATCCCCTTTCAAAAGTGGAAATGATTCAACTTGAACAAATTAGGACAATTATTTAATTAAACAATTCAGCCATGGTTATAGATCAATGAAGCAAGATTCCATAGACTTCAGTAGGAGCATATATTATTTTATTCCTGGAAAGAAAAGTTTTAGGTACAGCAAAGGAATGAGCATGATGTAATAACATGGTGTTGTGGAGTATAACAAACATTTGATTGTTCAGTGCCTATTGAAGAATGTCAAGAAGTGAAAATTATGCAATCataaaaaacaaagcattgggTCATCACAACTGTAGTAAAAATGTTGTTCTCTAATAAATACGAGAACAATTTCAAGAATAGATTGAAATCAAGGAATTAGCAGAGAAGTCAACTTTGAGCACATCTCAAACTTGACATgggatattactgtactgtagttctacactgctcaaaaaaataaagggaacacttaaacaacacaatgtaactccaagtcaatcacacttctgtgaaatcaaactgtccacttaggaagcaacactgattgacaataaatttcacatgctgttgtgcaaatggaatagacaaaaggtggaaattataggcaattagcaagacacccccaaaaaaggagtgattctgcaggtggtgacccacaggaccacttctcagttcctatgctttctggcttgatgtttttggtcacttttgaatgctggcgtggctctcactctagtggtagcatgagaacggagtctacaacccacacaagtggctcagtagtgcagctcatgccaggatggcacatcaatgcgagcttgggcaagaaggtttgctgtgtctgtcagcgtagtgtccagagcatggaggcgctacaggagacaggccagtactacaggagacgtggaggaggccgtaggagggcaacaacccagcgcagcaggaccgctacctccgcctttgtggcaaggaggagcactgccgagagccctgcaaaatgacctccagcaggccacaaatgtgcatgtgtctgctcaaacggtcagaaacagagcTCCAtgatggtggtatgagggcccgacgtccacaggtggggttgtgcttacagcccaacaccgtgcaggacgtttggcatttgccagagaacaccaagattggcaaattcgccacttgcGCCctttgctcttcacagatgaaagcaggtcacactgagcacatgagcacatgtgacagacgtgacagagtctggagatgccgtggagaacgttctgcgcctgcaacatcctccagcatgaccgttttggcgatgggtcagtcatggtgtggggtggcattttctttgtggggccgcacagccctccatgtgctcgccagaagtagcctgactgccattaggtaccgagatgagatcctcagaccccttgtgagaccatatgctgacacatgcacatttgtggcctgctggaggtcatttgcagggctctggcagtgcacctccttgcacaaaggcggaggtagcggtcctgctgctgggttgtcttgccctcctacggcctcctccacgtctcctgatgtactgcctgtctctcggtagcgcctccatgctctggacactatgctgacagacacagcaaaccttttgccacagctcgcattgatgtgccatcctggatgaactgcactacctgagccacttgtgtgggttgtagactccgtctcatgctaccactagagtgagagcaccgccagcattcaaaagtgaccaaaacatcagcaggaagcataggaactgagaagtggtctgtggtcaccacctgcagaatcactcctttttttggggtgtcttgctaattgcctataatttacaccttttgtctattccatttgcacaacagcatgtgaaatgtattgtcaatcagtgttgcttcctaagtggacagtttgatttcacagaagtgtgattgacttggagttacattgtgttgtttaagtgttccctttatttttttgagcagtgtattttaataTGGGGGGGATGTGTAATACATGCTTTGAACTGGCACATCCGAACTGGACAATTCCATGTAAACACAATAATTGTTAGCGACATTGATCATTTTACTAAAAGTGTTTATCTATACTACTTCAAAAAACCAAATCAGTttgtgaaccatg
This region includes:
- the ddx24 gene encoding ATP-dependent RNA helicase DDX24: MKPNRSQMKNMRPFSRPKSAKRGIHVKGSWKAVELDPSLFSEEGMGGLVCFEELTDYRLIDSAKEEAKAEAKAEKDKKKREERKEKKKAKKRKASEGDKDGGKQEEVCEGGSDKNETSEKPARKNNKKKTAQQNDPTTQDDVSVDSKVKSEEVRDEVQNLENGSENVVVKEEKEKGPDETVSQDAVTCPEDAQPQSNNTKTDGKHKKKREKKRKVEKQTVPESQTELPLQGKMSKLSKKKAKNWTNAARSGSDQNSDVTAWKDLFVPDQVLKALSSLGFGSPTAIQALALPPAIRDHMDIVGAAETGSGKTLSFGIPMIHHILEWKKGVDESEGVTDGQTEPGTQVESLYLPTVEESIETETSISMDTSNGVTEPAPKTSAESKEACTEETTEQEDPQEQGSEDVAEEDNAADDKEIIEEGDEKTIKEEEDDEEIYQEDEDESDSEKMGCVKVIENMEFDFDNTAEDDTLKVSEKQPLLGLVLCPTRELAVQVKHHIDAVAKFTGIKTAIVVGGMAQQKQIRMLKRRPEIIIATPGRLWEMIKERHPHLVNLRQLRCLVIDEADRMVERGHFAELESLLEMLNTVQFNPKRQTFVFSATLTMAHSLPTRVLQKKGKKVDQRSKLEVLMEKVGIRSKPKVIDLTRKEATVETLTETRIHCEKEEKDFFLYYFLLQYPGRTMVFANSIDCIKRLNSLLVILDRTPLPLHANMHQKQRLKNLERFAERESCVLLTTDVAARGLDIPNVQHVIHYQVPRTSETYVHRSGRTARATKEGLSLLLVGPDDMMNFKKIYRALGKDEEVPMFPIQSKCMAPIKERVNMARKIEKIEFHNSREKHHNSWFKQAAEALEVDLDDDVLLGGGKDEEDDRQQQKMVKGMKKHLKHLISQPVFKNVMKTKYPTQMGKLSLPNMPLHGLETALTSVSNQKKRQKQKKKQQ
- the serpina10b gene encoding protein Z-dependent protease inhibitor, which encodes MMMKVGLLFLLTYVCTFTPVYQTQERSPNITDLTYKNMDFAMNLYRKIAGYHDENIFFSPLSISTAFATLSMAAQGPTRDQIVKGLNLAHLDRENQPDIIPELFQHLQGNITQDGSMKFDQSTALFVRLTFEVERDFSDQIKKFFNADINNVDFADRKASVALINDYIMRKTGNKVKEVVSNLDPLTQLMLINTIFFQGEWQMPFNPNHTENGRFFIDNYNIVQVPMMFRMEDKFYTMDDIPLKAKVLKLPYREGISMLILLPNKGLDYTTIDDEITAKRFLSWIKNLKKMKLEVQLPKFKMEQSYAMHSILPDLGISSIFHDTANLTRLSKDPGLKVSEVLHKAVIEVDERGTTAAAATEGTITGYALPSSFIVNRPFLFFIYHEATNSLLFMGRVIDPTKN